One Microbacter margulisiae genomic window carries:
- a CDS encoding Tex family protein gives MDSITSYIAKELQLQERQVKNTLALLDEGATIPFISRYRKERTGSLNEVQIIDIQNLNNKLIELNKRKVTILASIEEQGKLTNSLRKQIEETLSLNTLEDIYLPYKPKRRTRATIARDKGLEPLATILWQQSNNNPEQVAAQFITKEVPTTDDALQGARDIIAEWINENERARTNIRNIFSRTATITAHVIKGKEDEGSNYSHYFQVDEPLKRCYSHRLLAIRRAEKEGILKVALQPDENLCKEQLSRLFIKNNNAASQQIEQATDDAFKRLLKPSLENELAAENKKIADREAIQVFVENVRQLLLAPPLGHKKILSIDPGFRTGCKIVCLNEQGDLLYHTTIFPHPPQNDTTKAAETLTQLITHYHIEAIAIGNGTAGRETALFVQKQVNQYIPTMMVSENGASVYSASTIAREEFPQYDVTVRGAVSIGRRLLDPLSELVKIDPKSIGVGQYQHDVDQVELKKALDQTVISCVNTVGVELNLASRYLLTYISGLGPQLAQNIIDFRTQNGPFSSRKDLLKVPKMGVKTFEQAAGFLRIVNAENPLDNTAVHPENYHVVLKMAKDLNCTVKELIKNKSIQQKIDITRYITDEIGLPTLNDIMAELAQPGRDPRQGLNIVQFDNTIQSINDLKIGMILNGVVTNITNFGAFVDIGIHENGLIHLSNLANHFVHTPSEIVSIHQQVIVKVIDIDVNRKRIQLSMKDVPQDTK, from the coding sequence ATGGATTCAATTACAAGCTACATAGCAAAAGAGCTTCAGCTTCAAGAAAGACAGGTAAAAAACACGCTTGCGTTGTTGGATGAAGGAGCAACAATTCCGTTCATCAGCCGTTACCGTAAAGAACGCACAGGATCGTTAAATGAAGTTCAAATCATTGATATTCAAAATTTAAACAATAAGCTCATTGAATTGAATAAAAGAAAAGTAACTATCCTTGCTTCTATTGAAGAACAAGGGAAACTAACAAATTCGTTACGCAAGCAAATAGAAGAAACGCTATCTTTGAATACATTGGAGGATATTTATCTTCCATACAAACCCAAGCGTCGTACTCGGGCAACCATAGCACGAGATAAAGGACTAGAACCTCTGGCCACAATCCTTTGGCAACAAAGTAATAACAATCCGGAACAAGTGGCCGCGCAATTTATCACGAAAGAGGTTCCAACAACTGATGATGCCCTGCAGGGGGCACGTGACATCATAGCCGAATGGATAAACGAAAATGAACGAGCAAGGACAAATATACGCAATATCTTTAGCCGGACAGCGACAATCACAGCACATGTGATTAAAGGAAAAGAAGACGAAGGAAGCAATTACAGCCACTATTTTCAGGTAGACGAGCCTTTAAAACGTTGTTATTCACATCGTTTACTGGCAATCAGACGTGCCGAAAAAGAAGGTATCCTGAAAGTTGCATTACAGCCTGATGAAAATTTATGTAAAGAGCAACTTTCCCGACTTTTTATCAAGAATAATAATGCCGCCTCACAGCAAATCGAACAAGCAACCGACGATGCTTTCAAACGGCTTCTAAAACCAAGTCTTGAAAATGAACTAGCAGCTGAAAATAAAAAAATAGCCGATCGGGAAGCAATTCAGGTTTTTGTCGAAAATGTTCGGCAATTACTTTTAGCTCCTCCTTTAGGCCATAAAAAAATATTATCCATTGATCCGGGATTCAGAACGGGATGTAAAATCGTTTGCCTCAACGAACAAGGCGATTTGCTATATCATACAACCATCTTTCCACATCCTCCTCAAAATGACACGACCAAGGCTGCTGAAACGCTCACCCAACTTATTACGCATTATCATATTGAAGCCATAGCTATTGGAAACGGTACAGCCGGACGTGAAACTGCGCTTTTTGTGCAAAAGCAAGTAAATCAATATATTCCAACAATGATGGTCAGTGAAAACGGAGCCTCAGTATATTCTGCGTCAACTATCGCCCGGGAAGAGTTTCCACAATATGATGTCACTGTCCGTGGAGCGGTGTCCATAGGGCGCAGGTTACTTGATCCACTTTCAGAATTAGTAAAAATTGATCCGAAATCAATTGGAGTTGGACAATACCAGCATGACGTAGATCAGGTAGAGCTAAAGAAAGCATTAGACCAGACAGTCATCAGTTGTGTTAATACAGTAGGAGTAGAACTCAATCTGGCAAGTCGATATTTGCTTACGTATATCTCGGGATTGGGGCCGCAATTGGCACAAAATATAATAGATTTTCGAACTCAAAATGGACCTTTTAGTTCTCGCAAAGATCTGTTGAAAGTTCCAAAAATGGGAGTAAAGACATTTGAACAAGCCGCCGGGTTTCTTCGGATTGTCAATGCTGAAAATCCATTAGATAATACTGCTGTACATCCCGAAAACTATCATGTAGTTTTGAAAATGGCAAAAGATTTGAATTGTACTGTTAAAGAGTTAATTAAAAACAAATCGATACAACAAAAAATTGATATTACACGTTATATAACCGATGAAATAGGATTACCCACCTTAAATGATATCATGGCTGAACTTGCACAACCGGGTCGCGATCCGCGTCAGGGGCTTAATATCGTACAGTTTGATAACACAATTCAATCAATCAACGACTTAAAAATCGGTATGATACTCAATGGGGTTGTTACAAACATTACAAATTTTGGGGCTTTTGTCGATATAGGGATTCATGAAAACGGATTAATTCATCTTTCCAATCTGGCGAATCATTTTGTGCATACACCATCCGAAATCGTCTCAATTCATCAACAAGTGATTGTCAAGGTAATTGATATTGATGTGAATCGAAAACGTATTCAACTTTCAATGAAGGATGTTCCCCAAGATACAAAATAA
- the trxA gene encoding thioredoxin, protein MAHEITDETLDEILANNSVVIIDFWAEWCGPCRMVAPVIAELAETYKGKAFIGSINVDENPDSPSKFMIRNIPTILYFKDGKLVDKVVGAMPKATFQTKLDALL, encoded by the coding sequence ATGGCACACGAAATTACAGACGAAACTTTAGATGAGATATTGGCAAATAACAGCGTAGTAATCATTGATTTCTGGGCAGAATGGTGTGGACCTTGCCGTATGGTAGCTCCAGTAATAGCGGAACTGGCAGAAACTTATAAAGGTAAAGCATTCATCGGTTCGATCAATGTAGATGAAAATCCTGACAGCCCAAGTAAATTTATGATTCGTAATATCCCTACAATCTTGTACTTTAAAGATGGTAAACTGGTCGACAAAGTTGTAGGAGCAATGCCTAAAGCCACCTTCCAAACTAAATTAGACGCTTTATTATAA
- the gltA gene encoding NADPH-dependent glutamate synthase, producing the protein MTDNKATSRNTPWREQLRKTISNKERTVITRVHMHELAPDIRNKNNEEVNMGLTLDEALLEAKRCLDCPNPTCTSGCPVNIDIPSFIKNIERNAILEAAAVLKQTSALPAVCGRVCPQEKQCEASCIYTQKLGKAAVAIGYLERFAADYERKSGKASIPECAPLNGIKIAVVGSGPAGLSFAGDMAKRGYKVTVFEALHEIGGVLKYGIPEFRLPNDIIDAEIENIKQMGVEIITNCIVGKTITYDELKKQGYKGLFVGSGAGLPRFMNIPGENLIGVMSSNEYLTRINLMGASRNGDTPVLSGENVAIIGGGNTAMDAVRTAKRLGAKHAMIVYRRSEQEMPARIEEIKHAKEEGVEFLTLHNPIEYMGDEQGRVKTMRLQKMALGEPDASGRRSPVEIPGAIETITVDTVIVSIGVSPNPLVPSSIPGLTVSKWGTLVVSDDLQTSIPAIYAGGDIVRGGATVILAMGDGRKAAAAMDQYLMSNC; encoded by the coding sequence ATGACTGACAATAAAGCCACATCGCGTAATACACCATGGCGCGAACAATTACGAAAAACCATTTCAAACAAAGAAAGAACAGTAATAACCCGGGTGCATATGCATGAACTTGCCCCGGATATTCGCAACAAAAATAACGAAGAAGTTAATATGGGACTCACACTGGATGAAGCCCTCCTCGAAGCCAAACGATGCCTGGATTGTCCTAATCCCACCTGCACTTCTGGATGTCCGGTGAACATTGATATTCCATCATTTATTAAAAACATTGAGCGAAATGCGATTCTGGAAGCTGCTGCTGTTTTAAAGCAAACTAGTGCTCTGCCTGCTGTATGCGGACGAGTTTGTCCACAAGAGAAACAATGCGAGGCTTCATGTATTTACACTCAAAAGCTGGGCAAAGCGGCAGTAGCTATCGGATATCTGGAACGTTTTGCCGCCGATTACGAGCGTAAAAGTGGGAAAGCATCTATTCCTGAATGCGCACCTTTAAATGGAATAAAAATCGCGGTTGTCGGATCTGGACCTGCAGGTTTATCTTTTGCAGGTGATATGGCTAAACGTGGATACAAAGTCACTGTTTTTGAGGCTTTACATGAAATCGGTGGAGTATTAAAATATGGGATCCCGGAATTTCGCTTGCCTAATGACATCATTGATGCCGAAATTGAGAATATTAAGCAAATGGGAGTTGAAATCATCACCAATTGCATTGTAGGCAAAACAATTACCTATGACGAGCTGAAAAAACAAGGTTATAAAGGTCTTTTTGTCGGAAGTGGAGCTGGATTACCTCGTTTTATGAACATTCCAGGAGAAAATCTAATTGGCGTTATGTCCTCCAACGAATATCTGACACGTATTAATTTGATGGGCGCCTCACGGAACGGCGATACCCCGGTGCTCTCAGGCGAAAATGTAGCTATCATTGGCGGAGGAAATACAGCAATGGATGCTGTACGCACCGCAAAGCGCCTTGGAGCAAAACATGCTATGATAGTCTACAGAAGATCAGAACAAGAAATGCCCGCCCGCATTGAAGAAATCAAGCACGCCAAAGAAGAAGGTGTTGAATTCTTAACTTTACACAACCCTATTGAATATATGGGCGATGAACAAGGCCGCGTAAAAACCATGAGATTACAAAAAATGGCATTAGGAGAACCGGATGCATCGGGACGTCGAAGTCCAGTAGAAATTCCAGGGGCTATTGAAACCATTACAGTCGATACTGTCATTGTCAGTATCGGTGTTTCCCCAAATCCTTTAGTTCCATCATCCATTCCCGGGTTAACCGTTTCAAAATGGGGGACATTGGTAGTAAGTGATGATCTGCAAACATCCATACCTGCTATTTATGCCGGTGGAGATATTGTGCGCGGTGGTGCAACGGTCATTCTAGCCATGGGAGATGGAAGAAAAGCAGCGGCTGCTATGGATCAATATTTAATGAGCAATTGTTGA
- a CDS encoding sulfide/dihydroorotate dehydrogenase-like FAD/NAD-binding protein — MNKILKKAFFSSNVVYFEVEAPLIAQARKAGHFVLVKVGTNGERIPLTIAASDTTKGSISLVVQRVGVSSAKLCALNEGDYITDLVGPLGKATHIEKYGTVLCAGGGVGVAPLLPIVEAMKKAGNKVITILAARSKELVILEEQMEANSDEVIIMTDDGTYGKKGIITAGIEEVLLRERVDMCVTVGPAVMMKYVALLTKQYNVPTMASLNTIMVDGTGMCGACRVTVGGKTKFVCVDGPEFDAHQVDFDEMQMRLGSYKEIEQKAMNQYLTSTTSN, encoded by the coding sequence ATGAACAAAATCTTGAAGAAAGCGTTTTTTTCTTCCAATGTCGTCTATTTTGAAGTAGAAGCGCCACTTATTGCTCAAGCCCGTAAAGCCGGGCATTTTGTATTAGTCAAAGTTGGTACTAACGGCGAACGCATTCCTTTGACTATTGCAGCGTCTGATACCACAAAAGGATCAATTTCATTAGTCGTACAGCGCGTTGGAGTATCTTCTGCAAAATTATGCGCGCTTAACGAAGGTGATTATATAACTGATTTAGTTGGCCCTTTAGGAAAAGCGACGCACATTGAGAAATATGGGACAGTACTTTGTGCAGGTGGTGGCGTTGGCGTTGCTCCTTTGTTACCTATAGTAGAAGCTATGAAAAAAGCTGGGAATAAAGTAATAACAATCTTGGCAGCACGCTCAAAAGAGTTAGTAATTCTCGAAGAACAAATGGAAGCCAACTCCGATGAAGTGATTATTATGACTGATGATGGCACGTATGGTAAGAAAGGTATTATAACAGCCGGAATCGAAGAAGTTTTACTAAGAGAAAGGGTTGATATGTGCGTAACAGTAGGACCAGCAGTGATGATGAAATATGTAGCATTACTGACTAAGCAATACAACGTTCCTACTATGGCATCACTCAACACTATCATGGTAGATGGTACAGGTATGTGCGGAGCATGTCGTGTTACCGTAGGCGGAAAAACCAAGTTCGTTTGTGTCGACGGACCTGAATTCGATGCTCACCAGGTCGATTTTGACGAAATGCAAATGCGCCTCGGCTCCTACAAAGAAATTGAACAAAAAGCGATGAACCAGTATCTGACATCAACGACTTCCAACTAA
- a CDS encoding outer membrane beta-barrel protein, which produces MANLNDKELRELFSQKFDNYNVTLPENDWETLQMKWNANKVNRRRFIGYWIAAASMVGILLCGFGIWLFQSGNQQQLSPLAQSTGVSSVSSTKIVTNKSISINNKSHTNAVTISKQALKKSIDSNKAQSLQATQRTTCNSSLLTAFNKINPPTSEVRDDAYELNVATISSVNNQVQSTMNNDSVTKYASLEVLPTPNAIPKNSKDQTQGQSKHQTIGWLAVHVQGNNGIPNNFSNNNAWMQPATLDYRLFTQVNKNTTPSANSSTQMITFIDKKTYAFPISWGLSFSIPLAQGWELQTGGLFTQLVTTGEVTSTTSTSATGRIEQNYIGIPVNIAYLFLNRPSFSVYGTAGGTIEKGVSLIEKIYSYNVQNIAQEQDHYSTTINGLQYSVDGNIGASYRIYKFIFGYMETGVAYYIPSNQPESYRTAHPVTITLKFGIRFTLGKASK; this is translated from the coding sequence ATGGCTAATCTCAACGACAAGGAATTACGTGAGTTGTTCAGTCAAAAATTTGACAACTACAACGTAACGCTTCCCGAAAATGATTGGGAAACGCTACAAATGAAATGGAATGCCAACAAAGTAAATCGTCGTCGATTTATCGGATATTGGATTGCCGCAGCATCAATGGTTGGTATTTTATTATGTGGATTTGGCATTTGGCTATTTCAGTCTGGAAATCAGCAACAACTTTCGCCTTTGGCTCAATCGACAGGGGTGTCTTCTGTCTCTTCAACCAAAATCGTAACAAATAAAAGTATATCTATAAATAACAAATCCCATACAAATGCGGTGACAATTTCAAAACAAGCTTTGAAAAAAAGCATTGATTCTAATAAAGCACAATCACTACAGGCAACACAGCGTACAACATGCAACTCTTCACTACTGACAGCTTTTAATAAAATTAATCCGCCGACATCAGAAGTCAGAGATGATGCTTATGAGCTCAATGTAGCAACAATATCTTCAGTAAATAATCAGGTTCAATCAACAATGAATAATGACAGTGTTACAAAATATGCTTCTTTGGAAGTTTTGCCAACACCAAATGCTATTCCTAAGAATTCTAAAGATCAGACACAAGGGCAATCTAAGCATCAAACGATTGGATGGCTTGCTGTACATGTTCAAGGGAATAATGGAATTCCCAACAACTTTAGTAACAATAACGCATGGATGCAACCAGCAACATTAGACTATCGTTTATTTACGCAGGTAAACAAAAATACAACTCCATCTGCAAATTCGTCAACACAAATGATTACATTCATCGATAAAAAAACTTATGCATTTCCTATCTCCTGGGGATTATCCTTCAGCATTCCGTTAGCTCAGGGTTGGGAATTACAAACAGGAGGCTTATTTACACAATTAGTCACTACCGGTGAAGTCACTTCGACCACCAGTACCAGTGCCACTGGTCGTATTGAACAAAACTACATCGGAATTCCGGTCAATATTGCCTATCTTTTCCTCAATCGACCATCCTTCTCCGTTTATGGAACAGCTGGTGGAACTATCGAAAAAGGAGTTTCTTTGATAGAAAAGATTTATAGTTATAACGTACAAAATATTGCTCAAGAACAAGATCATTATTCTACAACAATCAATGGACTCCAATACTCAGTGGATGGAAACATCGGTGCAAGCTACCGCATATACAAATTCATTTTCGGATATATGGAAACAGGAGTAGCATATTATATACCGAGCAACCAACCGGAAAGCTATCGTACTGCTCATCCCGTAACTATCACCCTCAAATTTGGCATACGCTTTACGCTTGGAAAAGCGTCAAAATAG
- a CDS encoding RNA polymerase sigma factor has protein sequence MYSAHDETQLIQDCQKHLAAAQQQLYECYARKMMGVCMRYVNDYETARDLMHDGFIKVFKHIESFQGEGSFEGWMRRVFITTALEYLRKNDVLRESYDISTSYNLQTEDETIIERISADELRTIIGTLPTGFRTVFNLYVIEGYSHKEIGKLLGITESTSRSQFARAKMILKQKITLLYG, from the coding sequence ATGTACAGTGCGCATGATGAAACACAACTCATTCAAGATTGCCAAAAGCATTTAGCTGCTGCACAGCAACAACTATATGAATGCTATGCTCGCAAAATGATGGGAGTATGCATGCGGTATGTCAATGATTATGAAACAGCACGTGACCTGATGCATGACGGCTTTATTAAAGTGTTTAAGCATATTGAATCATTTCAGGGAGAAGGATCATTCGAAGGATGGATGCGACGTGTATTTATCACAACAGCGCTTGAATATTTAAGAAAAAACGATGTATTACGTGAAAGTTACGACATTTCCACAAGTTATAACCTTCAAACAGAAGATGAAACGATCATTGAACGCATATCAGCCGATGAATTGCGTACAATTATAGGGACACTACCAACCGGATTTCGTACAGTATTTAATCTTTACGTGATCGAAGGTTATAGTCACAAAGAAATTGGAAAATTATTAGGAATTACAGAAAGCACATCACGGTCACAATTTGCAAGGGCAAAAATGATACTTAAGCAAAAAATCACATTACTTTATGGCTAA
- the lpxB gene encoding lipid-A-disaccharide synthase, translated as MKYFIIAGEASGDLHGSNLMRALKNKDSNAKFRFLGGDLMKTEGGEPLIHLKKMAFMGFIPILLHLRTILKNISITKNAIWDFAPDVLILIDYPSFNLRIARFAKKQLGLSIYYYISPKLWAWKEYRIKEIKQYIDAILCIFPFEVDFYHNHQYQNVFYVGNPLIDAMPDPSSEHPSFDVFCQCNHLSNKPIIALLAGSREKEIQDNLPLMLSVISQFIDYQFVIAGAPGIDPLFYQQFFNDQTPVKLVFNQTYSLLQQSQAAIVTSGTATLETALLKVPQAVVYHLTPARLTPILKKWIIRTPYISLVNIIAQKQVVIELIGAEVTTQRLTKELTQMLYNNQYRTAILNEYKEIQAKLGQRGASQIAADKIIQLLTNKG; from the coding sequence ATGAAATATTTTATTATTGCAGGCGAAGCATCAGGAGATCTGCACGGATCGAACCTGATGCGTGCCTTAAAAAACAAAGATTCTAATGCCAAGTTCCGTTTCTTAGGCGGAGATTTAATGAAGACGGAAGGGGGTGAGCCGCTTATTCATTTGAAGAAGATGGCTTTTATGGGGTTCATTCCCATCTTGCTCCATCTTAGGACTATCCTAAAAAATATTTCTATCACAAAAAATGCTATTTGGGATTTTGCTCCCGACGTGCTTATTTTAATTGACTATCCAAGTTTTAATCTAAGAATTGCACGTTTCGCGAAAAAACAATTGGGATTATCCATCTATTATTACATTTCTCCCAAACTTTGGGCATGGAAAGAATATCGCATTAAAGAAATCAAACAATACATTGATGCCATATTATGCATTTTCCCGTTTGAGGTTGACTTCTATCATAACCATCAGTATCAAAATGTTTTCTACGTTGGGAATCCTTTGATCGATGCAATGCCAGATCCATCGTCAGAACATCCTTCATTCGATGTATTCTGCCAATGCAATCACTTGTCAAATAAACCTATTATAGCTCTATTAGCTGGTAGCCGTGAAAAAGAGATTCAAGACAATTTACCATTAATGCTTTCTGTAATCAGTCAATTTATTGATTATCAATTTGTAATTGCAGGAGCACCTGGAATAGACCCATTATTTTACCAGCAATTTTTCAATGATCAGACACCCGTTAAGCTCGTTTTTAATCAGACGTATAGTTTGCTTCAACAGTCACAAGCCGCTATTGTAACTTCCGGAACTGCGACCTTAGAGACTGCGTTATTAAAGGTTCCGCAAGCAGTCGTTTATCATTTAACACCTGCACGATTAACACCCATTCTAAAAAAATGGATTATTCGGACACCCTACATCTCCTTGGTGAATATTATTGCACAAAAACAGGTTGTCATTGAATTGATAGGAGCTGAGGTAACCACCCAACGCCTTACCAAAGAATTGACTCAAATGCTTTATAACAATCAATATCGTACAGCCATATTGAATGAATACAAAGAAATTCAAGCAAAACTTGGACAAAGAGGAGCATCGCAAATTGCAGCTGACAAAATCATCCAGCTTCTGACAAACAAGGGCTAA
- the yidC gene encoding membrane protein insertase YidC, whose translation MDRNTILGFVFIVLILIGFSWFNRPSESEIAREKHINDSIAALQATNKQLTVSDSLKASQPDSLQLSVTDTAQINSKYGPFAPSAIGKEHLDTIENKVIKLIVSNKGGRIVSVILRNYHSYDSLPVQLFSEKDNVLGFTFATNNNRVLNTKNMYFEPIGIDTAHATVVTKPFSFIMRLHAANGAYLDYVYTINPNDYMVHWDLKNHNMASVVASNTDRLELTWDSKIKQQELGRKFESRYAGLYYKYVAADVNNLSPAGDQTKTPPNLIQWVAFKDQFFSSVLIANQSFFSTTLESKAQENLESPYLMSCKTDMFVNYNPKISSGPGFRFFFGPNKYSLLSSYDKHIPSDQKLRLTKLIPLGWGIFGWVNKYAIIPMFNFFGDFISSYGIIILLMTIVIKLILFPLTYKSYISSAKMRVLKPQIDAINAKIPSDKALERQKATMDLYKKVGVSPMSGCLPMLLQLPILIAMFDFFPSSIELRHQSFLWAKDLSSYDAIISWQTHIPFITQYFGNHISLFCLLMTIVSFVYTKLNMANQMQSSQQIPGMNMLMYFTPLLMWFWFNDYASGLSYYYFLSTLITIIQTYAIRGFVDEDKLLSQLEANKKRPTKKKSSFMERLEKMQREQMQQNAKMKKKR comes from the coding sequence ATGGATAGAAATACGATTTTAGGATTTGTCTTCATAGTGCTGATTTTAATCGGTTTTTCTTGGTTTAATCGTCCTTCGGAAAGTGAAATCGCCAGAGAGAAACACATCAATGACTCTATTGCTGCTTTGCAGGCAACCAACAAACAATTGACGGTAAGCGACAGTTTAAAGGCATCGCAACCAGATTCACTTCAACTTAGTGTAACAGACACAGCCCAAATCAATTCAAAATATGGGCCATTTGCTCCTTCTGCAATTGGGAAAGAACATCTTGATACTATTGAAAATAAAGTCATCAAATTAATAGTAAGTAATAAAGGTGGACGAATTGTGTCAGTTATTTTGAGAAATTACCATTCATATGACTCTCTTCCGGTACAACTTTTTTCTGAAAAGGATAACGTTTTAGGATTCACTTTTGCCACTAATAACAACCGTGTACTGAATACAAAAAATATGTATTTTGAACCTATAGGCATTGACACGGCACACGCAACAGTTGTAACTAAGCCATTTTCATTCATCATGCGACTGCATGCTGCAAATGGAGCTTACTTGGATTATGTTTACACCATAAATCCGAATGATTATATGGTGCATTGGGATCTAAAAAACCATAACATGGCTTCAGTAGTTGCGTCCAATACAGATCGACTAGAACTTACATGGGATTCAAAGATTAAGCAACAAGAGCTGGGGCGTAAATTCGAGTCACGATATGCAGGGCTTTATTATAAATATGTAGCTGCCGATGTCAACAATTTAAGTCCAGCAGGAGACCAAACAAAAACGCCACCAAATCTTATTCAATGGGTTGCATTTAAAGATCAATTCTTCAGTTCTGTATTGATTGCTAATCAATCATTCTTCTCTACAACATTGGAAAGCAAAGCTCAGGAAAACTTGGAATCCCCGTACCTGATGAGTTGTAAAACCGACATGTTTGTCAATTACAATCCTAAAATTTCTTCAGGGCCTGGATTTCGTTTCTTTTTTGGACCAAATAAATATTCTTTATTATCGTCGTATGACAAACATATTCCAAGCGACCAAAAGCTGAGACTGACTAAACTAATCCCGCTTGGTTGGGGCATTTTTGGATGGGTCAATAAATACGCCATCATCCCAATGTTTAACTTCTTTGGTGATTTTATCTCCAGTTATGGGATAATCATTTTACTGATGACCATTGTAATCAAACTAATATTGTTTCCATTGACTTACAAATCCTACATATCTTCAGCCAAAATGCGGGTTCTCAAACCGCAAATAGATGCAATCAACGCTAAGATTCCGTCAGACAAAGCTTTGGAACGCCAAAAAGCAACAATGGATTTGTATAAAAAAGTGGGGGTCAGTCCGATGAGTGGATGTTTACCGATGTTATTGCAGTTGCCTATTTTAATTGCAATGTTTGACTTTTTCCCATCATCCATCGAACTGAGGCATCAAAGCTTTTTATGGGCTAAAGACTTATCTTCTTACGATGCAATTATCAGTTGGCAAACCCATATTCCATTCATTACACAATATTTCGGAAATCACATCAGCCTTTTCTGTTTGTTGATGACTATTGTCAGCTTTGTCTACACAAAGCTCAATATGGCCAATCAAATGCAATCCAGTCAACAGATTCCAGGTATGAACATGTTGATGTATTTCACTCCTTTGCTGATGTGGTTCTGGTTCAATGACTATGCTTCCGGATTGAGCTATTATTATTTCTTGTCAACATTAATCACGATTATTCAAACCTATGCAATCCGTGGTTTTGTCGATGAAGATAAGCTCTTATCACAACTCGAAGCAAACAAAAAAAGACCAACAAAAAAGAAAAGCAGCTTCATGGAAAGACTGGAAAAAATGCAACGCGAACAAATGCAGCAAAACGCAAAAATGAAGAAAAAAAGATAG